A genomic stretch from uncultured Pseudodesulfovibrio sp. includes:
- a CDS encoding 6-hydroxymethylpterin diphosphokinase MptE-like protein, which translates to MENSKIAALVELGILCRGEPVEVCGDGSLDVGPHRYSAHDQLCQYENPSYQHPFEDASQTAYSLYPENLSIQSAIKQTRFVVMLGIVDSVELRTCLSNPNTILVVCEPDERVLTRFLESVRLAGLNRKNLFCFTGDPYSFNPALQDLLPGDMFKVGTPAFFMTDRIREEYGSWAKEFIEYFEILHYRHVIYPLSGQSFARSRPVREIHRGLMYDQQLHLYENIEDFLVSPSIAHIRNRALEGGAILVAAGPDLPEKYEYIRRNRHKAVIICVNNAIKPLVEAGIHPHFVIINDTSIESGQVFKHIPELPGTILVGHCMSDLGGDRFGKKFLFGNFLPNLFGDREMLKLHGSVISTAFSLARHLGCTKCALVGAQLASANPWGLGYAKGTVKGELGREDKPLVNRHPQLYPVTTPFGEQLYTTLNFRDAALWLGETIRLSGIECINTSRSSILYGRGIAHDPEPDLGEKQMNRIMADLFRADSPRVDRDAVKHFLRHEIQMWTSIRDAAAMVLADSGSVLVAKGMAILGQLDKNNVTYLVQRFADFNNGQFHAQVFQGDEATRQEGLKYYFKYVCRMCDEFLAKLNVAVRSL; encoded by the coding sequence ATGGAAAACAGTAAGATAGCCGCCCTTGTCGAATTGGGCATATTGTGTCGGGGTGAACCAGTCGAAGTTTGTGGAGACGGTAGCCTTGATGTCGGGCCTCACAGGTATTCCGCACATGATCAGTTGTGTCAGTATGAAAATCCGTCATATCAGCATCCTTTTGAAGATGCGTCACAAACTGCGTATTCCCTTTATCCTGAAAATTTGTCCATACAATCCGCTATCAAACAGACCCGTTTTGTTGTCATGCTTGGTATCGTCGATTCCGTGGAGTTGAGAACCTGTCTTTCCAACCCGAATACCATTCTGGTGGTGTGTGAACCGGACGAGCGAGTGCTGACCCGTTTTCTGGAATCCGTGAGGCTGGCCGGACTGAATCGAAAGAATCTGTTCTGTTTTACCGGTGATCCTTACTCCTTCAATCCCGCACTGCAAGACCTGCTGCCCGGCGATATGTTCAAGGTGGGCACCCCGGCCTTTTTTATGACCGACCGCATCCGTGAAGAATATGGATCGTGGGCTAAAGAGTTTATTGAGTACTTTGAAATTCTTCATTACCGTCATGTGATTTACCCCTTGTCCGGGCAATCGTTCGCACGCTCCCGACCTGTCCGGGAAATCCATCGTGGTCTGATGTACGATCAACAGCTTCACCTTTATGAAAACATTGAGGATTTTCTTGTATCACCTTCCATTGCTCACATAAGGAATCGGGCACTGGAAGGTGGCGCCATATTGGTGGCTGCCGGGCCGGATTTGCCTGAAAAATATGAATATATCCGCCGTAACCGACACAAAGCGGTGATCATTTGTGTGAACAATGCCATAAAGCCGCTTGTCGAGGCTGGTATTCATCCCCATTTTGTCATCATTAATGATACTTCGATTGAGTCGGGACAGGTTTTCAAGCATATCCCCGAATTGCCGGGAACGATTTTGGTTGGACATTGTATGTCTGATTTGGGTGGTGACAGATTCGGGAAAAAGTTCCTGTTCGGAAATTTCCTGCCAAATCTCTTTGGGGATCGTGAAATGCTGAAGCTGCATGGCTCGGTCATTTCCACGGCTTTTTCTCTGGCGCGACACCTGGGCTGCACCAAATGCGCTTTGGTTGGTGCGCAACTGGCTTCCGCAAATCCGTGGGGTTTGGGGTATGCAAAGGGAACAGTAAAAGGCGAGTTGGGGCGGGAAGACAAGCCGCTGGTCAATCGGCATCCACAGTTGTATCCCGTGACAACGCCGTTTGGCGAACAGTTGTATACCACCCTCAATTTTCGGGATGCCGCTCTCTGGCTTGGTGAAACCATCAGGTTGTCGGGGATTGAATGTATCAATACATCCCGTTCAAGCATCCTCTATGGCAGGGGGATTGCGCATGATCCAGAGCCGGACCTTGGCGAAAAGCAGATGAACCGAATCATGGCTGACCTGTTCAGGGCAGATTCTCCCCGTGTGGACCGGGACGCAGTAAAGCATTTCTTGCGTCATGAAATCCAGATGTGGACCAGTATTCGGGACGCGGCCGCCATGGTGCTGGCGGATTCAGGATCTGTGCTTGTTGCCAAAGGCATGGCCATTCTTGGGCAGTTGGATAAGAATAACGTCACGTATTTGGTGCAACGGTTTGCTGATTTTAATAATGGTCAGTTTCACGCGCAGGTCTTCCAGGGTGACGAAGCCACCAGGCAGGAAGGGCTGAAATATTATTTCAAGTATGTCTGTCGAATGTGTGACGAATTTCTTGCAAAACTGAATGTGGCGGTCCGGTCCCTCTAG
- a CDS encoding geranylgeranyl reductase family protein, giving the protein MTQTFDAIICGGGLAGSAAGFSLARAGYSVAILDRALFPRKKLCGGLLTWKSIQLLEHLFGETPGSLTKAGAINFASNRYAIHTLASPLAEGELSFPFHFVDRTVFDAHLLTRAEAAGATVFQGCKVTACDPAKGIITCHNGDTFQGAFVIGADGANSVVRKSFPDVDRDRMRRFMAPAIEIHLDAKDFPRPVEYPELYVGFLEAGYGWVFPNHNSVIVGTCGLRMNNSNIYQLFKEFLDFFNIDSAATSDLRGHPLPYGNYLENPVSGVTMLAGDAGGFVEPLLGEGIFFALCTGMYAGEAVAHGLATKTSPGPTYTHRLHQQIMPELKASNRLRWALFKGMQWIGPSSLKLLVNATNTQLAEMVHGMRSYSWLRKKHWDFCKR; this is encoded by the coding sequence ATGACGCAAACATTTGATGCAATAATCTGCGGAGGCGGCCTGGCGGGCAGCGCAGCAGGATTTTCCCTGGCTCGGGCCGGTTATTCCGTTGCAATACTTGACCGCGCCCTGTTCCCACGAAAAAAACTCTGCGGTGGCCTGCTCACATGGAAATCCATCCAGCTGCTTGAACACCTTTTTGGCGAAACACCAGGGTCATTGACCAAAGCAGGAGCCATCAATTTCGCATCAAACCGCTATGCGATCCATACCCTTGCCTCCCCTCTGGCCGAGGGGGAACTCTCTTTTCCCTTTCATTTCGTGGACAGAACCGTATTTGATGCACACCTGCTCACCAGAGCAGAAGCAGCCGGAGCAACCGTGTTTCAGGGGTGCAAGGTTACAGCCTGCGACCCGGCAAAAGGCATCATCACCTGTCATAATGGGGATACCTTTCAAGGGGCGTTCGTTATCGGCGCGGACGGGGCCAACTCGGTTGTACGAAAATCCTTTCCCGACGTGGATCGTGACCGAATGAGACGCTTCATGGCTCCAGCCATAGAAATTCATCTGGATGCAAAAGACTTCCCCAGACCAGTTGAATACCCAGAACTCTACGTGGGTTTTCTGGAAGCAGGCTATGGCTGGGTCTTTCCGAATCACAATTCAGTCATTGTCGGAACCTGTGGTCTCAGAATGAACAATTCCAATATTTATCAGCTTTTTAAAGAATTTCTAGACTTTTTCAACATTGATTCAGCGGCCACATCCGACCTTCGGGGACACCCCTTGCCCTATGGGAATTACCTGGAAAACCCTGTGTCCGGCGTGACAATGCTGGCAGGTGACGCAGGAGGTTTTGTGGAGCCACTTCTGGGAGAAGGCATCTTCTTCGCCTTGTGTACAGGCATGTATGCTGGTGAAGCCGTGGCCCATGGTCTTGCCACCAAAACCAGCCCCGGCCCAACCTATACTCACCGACTGCACCAGCAGATCATGCCGGAACTCAAAGCCTCAAACCGACTGCGCTGGGCTTTGTTCAAAGGCATGCAGTGGATCGGCCCATCAAGTCTCAAACTGCTCGTCAACGCGACAAACACGCAGCTTGCCGAAATGGTCCACGGCATGCGCTCCTATTCATGGCTGCGCAAGAAGCACTGGGATTTCTGTAAACGCTGA
- a CDS encoding sigma-54 dependent transcriptional regulator: MAGKILIIDDEEGIRISLRGILEDEGLEVTVAESGEHGLELLGTDIPDLIFLDIWLPGMDGLEVLDIISRDYEGLPVIMISGHGTIETAVKALKKGAFDFIEKPLSLEKVVVSSRNGLEFSRLRQENIALKTRIKSEQRISLTGESEAITNLKEVIGRVAPTDSWVLITGENGTGKEIVARSIHNQSGRADRPLVAVNCAAIPEELIESELFGHEKGAFTGADKAKEGKFELADGSVLFLDEIGDMSLKTQAKILRILQEQSFEHVGGRKTITVDVRVIAATNKDLAKEIEAGNFREDLYYRLKVFPLELPPLRHRVEDIPLLIEDFMSTLVQQHGFKPIGFDQDAIEILKRYPWPGNVRELKNFVERMFIMYAGDVVTADRLPPEFKQGAAAAPVVENEWASEENSMDTLISEGPADLKQARADFEARFLEAKLKEFDGNISQLAKAIGLERSSLYRKLKTYKIQTD, encoded by the coding sequence ATGGCAGGGAAAATTCTTATCATAGACGACGAGGAAGGCATCCGCATTTCCTTGCGCGGTATTCTGGAAGACGAAGGTCTTGAAGTCACTGTGGCCGAATCCGGCGAACACGGGCTTGAACTGCTGGGAACAGACATCCCGGACCTGATATTTCTCGACATCTGGCTTCCCGGCATGGACGGACTGGAGGTTCTCGATATTATCTCTCGTGATTACGAGGGCTTGCCTGTCATCATGATCTCCGGACACGGCACCATTGAAACCGCTGTCAAAGCCTTGAAAAAAGGAGCCTTCGACTTCATCGAAAAACCATTGTCTCTTGAGAAAGTCGTGGTTTCCTCTCGCAACGGCCTTGAATTTTCCCGACTGCGTCAGGAAAACATAGCTCTCAAAACCCGCATTAAATCCGAACAAAGAATCAGTCTGACCGGCGAATCCGAGGCAATCACCAATCTCAAGGAAGTCATCGGCAGAGTCGCCCCCACGGACTCATGGGTACTCATTACCGGCGAAAACGGGACAGGCAAGGAGATCGTCGCCCGATCAATCCACAATCAATCAGGACGGGCGGACCGCCCTCTGGTCGCTGTAAACTGCGCGGCCATCCCCGAGGAGCTGATCGAATCCGAACTGTTCGGTCATGAAAAAGGCGCGTTTACCGGTGCGGACAAGGCTAAGGAAGGGAAGTTCGAACTGGCTGACGGCTCCGTTCTTTTCCTCGACGAAATCGGCGACATGAGTCTGAAAACACAGGCGAAGATTCTGCGTATTCTTCAGGAGCAATCCTTTGAGCATGTCGGTGGACGCAAGACCATCACCGTGGATGTTCGCGTCATTGCCGCGACCAACAAAGACCTGGCCAAAGAAATCGAAGCCGGGAACTTTCGCGAAGATCTCTACTACCGCCTCAAGGTTTTTCCCCTGGAATTGCCGCCACTGCGTCACCGCGTTGAAGATATCCCGCTACTCATCGAGGACTTCATGTCAACGCTGGTTCAGCAACACGGATTCAAACCCATCGGATTCGATCAGGACGCCATTGAAATACTCAAAAGGTATCCATGGCCCGGTAACGTGCGCGAACTCAAGAACTTCGTCGAACGCATGTTCATCATGTATGCCGGAGACGTGGTCACTGCGGATCGACTCCCACCGGAATTCAAACAGGGTGCGGCTGCCGCCCCTGTCGTCGAAAACGAATGGGCGAGTGAAGAAAACTCCATGGACACCCTGATCTCGGAAGGTCCGGCCGACCTCAAACAGGCACGCGCTGATTTTGAAGCACGGTTCCTCGAAGCCAAGCTCAAGGAATTCGATGGCAACATCTCGCAGCTTGCCAAAGCCATCGGTCTGGAACGCAGTTCACTTTATCGCAAACTCAAAACGTACAAGATCCAAACGGATTAA
- a CDS encoding class I SAM-dependent methyltransferase, with protein MAWNPETYEAWFDTPEGSFALDQEARLLQNVLAGWPRRKHKLLEIGCGTGLFLEILYQMGLDVTGIDNSPEMIMAARKRFGNRAELHLGHGEHMGFSDNEFDYAFLWSVLEFTDDPEAMLIEAARVAEKGLLIGFLNKNSLYYTMNVRNSDSTMAKAHWFTWCEMQDLIKRATGFHPTLARSVLAGPTTTWKNTGVSKLISSVILPPSVGAFVAVRVDFTNMKPMTPLFAWKTEPEMG; from the coding sequence ATGGCATGGAACCCGGAAACATACGAAGCATGGTTTGATACCCCTGAAGGGAGTTTTGCGCTCGACCAGGAGGCTCGACTATTGCAGAACGTGCTTGCCGGTTGGCCCAGACGGAAACACAAACTGTTGGAAATCGGGTGCGGAACAGGACTGTTTTTGGAGATACTCTACCAGATGGGACTCGATGTCACAGGTATTGATAACAGTCCGGAAATGATCATGGCTGCCAGAAAACGTTTTGGAAATCGCGCCGAACTTCATCTGGGCCATGGCGAACATATGGGGTTTTCAGACAACGAATTCGATTATGCCTTTCTGTGGTCGGTGTTGGAATTCACGGACGACCCCGAAGCCATGCTCATTGAAGCTGCACGTGTTGCAGAAAAAGGACTGCTCATCGGATTTCTCAACAAAAATTCACTCTACTACACCATGAATGTCCGCAATTCAGACTCCACCATGGCCAAAGCCCATTGGTTTACCTGGTGCGAAATGCAGGATCTCATCAAACGCGCCACGGGCTTCCACCCCACACTGGCCCGCTCAGTGCTCGCCGGTCCCACCACGACCTGGAAAAATACGGGCGTCTCCAAGCTGATCAGTTCCGTCATCCTCCCCCCGTCAGTCGGTGCATTTGTGGCCGTTCGCGTGGACTTCACCAACATGAAGCCCATGACGCCGTTGTTCGCATGGAAGACTGAACCTGAAATGGGATAA
- a CDS encoding insulinase family protein — MSYGFTKVREMEITEMATTAIVYRHDKTGARVLSMINDDENKVFGISFRTPPEDSTGIAHILEHSVLCGSEKYPVKEPFVELLKGSLQTFLNALTFPDKTCYPVASANVQDFYNLVDVYLDAVFYPRLTENTLKQEGWHYELEGKDRDMTYKGVVFNEMKGAYSSPDSLLYEHSQQSLFPDITYGLDSGGDPAVIPDLTFEQFMAFHQDHYHPSNGYAFFYGDDDPEKRLEILDAVFSKFKPIDVTPTRIPLQERFPEARAVRKGYPASDRLAKGMFTVNWLLAETSDANLNLALHVLEHILVGLPSSPLKKALMDSNLGDDLAGVGLEADMRQMFFSVGLKGMHPSNAIKVESIIFHTIKELVENGIDARDIEAAINSVEFSLRENNTGSYPRGLSLMFQALSTWLYDDEEEGDPLRLLPFEEPLNNIKGWVANGDRIFEELLARLFLHNTHRTTVLLEPDHKMARKQAKEESDRLAAAKAAMSDEQIATVMADAEELNRLQGKPDSPEALASIPRLAVSDLPRENRIIPTEVRKSEGRDVLYHDLPTNGIGYLDFGFDLSCVPDELLPYMGIFGRALVESGTAKRDYVDLSQRIACTSGGIWTQSFSSPVRDSQDVASRLFIRTKATGDKLAPTLEILTEILTSATLDNKERISRIVSEARARAEQRLIPSGHMVVATRLRARTHIGHAMEEAMSGLTNLDFLRDLEKRIEEDFRSVAKDLELLRSLVIARNHLVINATMDGSTFTPIEDEIGVVVSSLPESDAVPVARIIPDLPAREGLAIPAQVNYVGKGCNVAEHGFMYTGAAQVVNKLIRTGYLWEKVRVQGGAYGAFCLMDRMAGSLSFVSYRDPNVADTVAAFDAVAEYLDTFGVAGDELEKAVIGAIGEIDTYQLPDAKGFTALVRHLTDQDDAFLQTLREEALNATEADFRAFAEAMRINAKHGSICVLGDSLAMENAGLDLEIRQVL, encoded by the coding sequence ATGAGCTATGGTTTTACCAAAGTCAGGGAAATGGAAATTACGGAAATGGCCACCACGGCCATTGTCTATCGTCATGACAAGACCGGCGCGCGCGTCCTGTCAATGATTAACGACGACGAGAACAAGGTGTTCGGCATCTCCTTCCGCACCCCGCCCGAGGACTCCACGGGCATTGCTCACATCCTGGAGCATTCGGTCCTGTGCGGATCAGAGAAATATCCGGTCAAGGAGCCGTTCGTCGAACTGCTCAAGGGATCGCTTCAGACTTTTCTCAACGCCCTGACCTTTCCGGACAAGACCTGCTATCCAGTGGCTTCTGCCAACGTGCAGGACTTCTATAATCTGGTGGATGTCTATCTGGACGCGGTTTTTTATCCTCGCCTGACTGAGAACACCCTCAAGCAGGAAGGGTGGCATTATGAACTGGAAGGCAAAGACAGGGACATGACTTACAAGGGCGTGGTCTTCAATGAGATGAAAGGCGCATATTCTTCGCCCGACTCCCTGCTGTATGAACATTCCCAGCAGTCCCTGTTCCCGGATATCACCTATGGTCTGGATTCCGGTGGTGATCCGGCTGTCATCCCTGATCTGACGTTTGAGCAGTTTATGGCCTTTCATCAGGACCATTATCACCCGTCCAACGGCTATGCTTTTTTCTATGGCGATGATGATCCGGAAAAACGTCTCGAAATTCTGGATGCGGTCTTTTCGAAATTTAAGCCCATCGATGTGACGCCGACTCGTATCCCCTTGCAGGAGCGGTTCCCTGAAGCCAGGGCCGTGCGCAAGGGCTATCCTGCGTCAGATCGTTTGGCAAAGGGCATGTTCACGGTCAACTGGCTGTTGGCCGAGACCTCTGATGCCAATCTGAATCTGGCGCTGCATGTGCTGGAACACATCCTTGTCGGCCTGCCAAGTTCGCCGCTGAAGAAGGCGCTCATGGATTCCAATCTCGGTGATGACCTTGCCGGCGTCGGTCTTGAGGCGGATATGCGGCAGATGTTCTTCTCCGTTGGCCTCAAGGGTATGCACCCGTCCAACGCCATCAAAGTGGAGTCCATCATCTTCCATACCATTAAGGAGCTGGTGGAGAACGGCATTGACGCGCGAGACATCGAGGCGGCAATTAATTCCGTTGAGTTCTCTCTGCGCGAGAACAACACTGGATCGTATCCGCGAGGCCTGTCTCTCATGTTCCAGGCCTTGTCGACCTGGCTTTATGATGATGAGGAAGAAGGTGATCCGCTTCGATTGCTGCCTTTCGAAGAGCCGCTTAATAACATCAAGGGATGGGTTGCCAACGGCGACAGGATTTTCGAGGAACTATTGGCACGCCTTTTCCTGCACAATACGCATCGCACGACCGTATTGCTTGAGCCGGACCACAAGATGGCCCGGAAACAGGCAAAGGAGGAGTCCGATCGTCTGGCAGCAGCCAAGGCTGCCATGTCTGATGAGCAGATAGCAACGGTCATGGCGGATGCCGAGGAATTGAATCGTCTGCAGGGCAAGCCGGACAGCCCGGAAGCCCTCGCTTCCATCCCTCGATTGGCGGTAAGCGATCTGCCTCGGGAAAATCGGATTATTCCTACCGAGGTCCGCAAGTCGGAAGGTCGGGATGTGCTCTATCACGACCTGCCCACCAACGGCATCGGCTACCTTGATTTTGGCTTTGATCTTTCCTGCGTGCCGGATGAACTCTTACCATACATGGGCATTTTTGGTCGTGCGCTGGTAGAATCGGGTACGGCCAAGCGTGATTATGTGGATCTGTCCCAGCGCATTGCCTGTACTTCGGGCGGCATATGGACCCAGTCGTTTTCCTCGCCGGTACGGGATTCCCAAGACGTCGCGTCTCGGCTTTTCATTCGCACCAAGGCCACGGGCGACAAGCTCGCCCCGACTCTTGAGATTCTTACTGAGATCCTGACTTCGGCCACGCTCGACAACAAGGAGCGCATATCGCGTATTGTGTCCGAGGCTCGTGCCCGGGCTGAACAGCGACTCATTCCGTCCGGCCACATGGTGGTTGCCACCAGGCTTCGTGCCCGGACCCATATCGGTCACGCCATGGAAGAAGCCATGTCCGGCCTGACCAATCTGGACTTCCTGCGTGATCTGGAAAAGCGCATCGAAGAGGATTTCCGGTCCGTGGCTAAGGACCTTGAGCTCCTGCGCTCTCTCGTTATCGCCCGGAACCATCTTGTTATCAACGCCACCATGGACGGAAGCACGTTCACGCCCATCGAGGATGAGATCGGTGTCGTGGTCTCATCCCTGCCCGAGTCCGATGCCGTTCCCGTGGCTCGAATCATCCCGGATCTGCCCGCCCGTGAAGGTCTCGCCATCCCGGCGCAGGTCAACTACGTGGGCAAGGGGTGCAACGTGGCCGAGCACGGCTTCATGTATACCGGCGCGGCCCAGGTTGTGAACAAGCTTATCCGTACCGGCTATCTCTGGGAGAAGGTTCGTGTGCAGGGTGGAGCGTACGGCGCATTCTGCCTTATGGACCGTATGGCCGGATCGCTGTCATTCGTTTCTTACCGTGATCCCAACGTCGCCGACACCGTCGCAGCATTTGATGCCGTGGCTGAGTATCTCGACACTTTCGGTGTAGCCGGGGACGAATTGGAAAAAGCCGTCATCGGTGCCATCGGCGAGATCGACACCTACCAGTTGCCCGATGCCAAGGGATTTACCGCTCTTGTCAGGCATCTTACCGATCAGGACGATGCGTTCCTGCAAACCCTTCGCGAAGAAGCTCTGAATGCGACCGAGGCCGATTTCCGTGCCTTTGCCGAAGCCATGCGTATCAATGCAAAGCATGGCTCCATCTGCGTGCTCGGTGACAGTCTGGCAATGGAAAACGCCGGGTTGGATCTGGAAATTCGACAGGTGTTGTAA
- a CDS encoding peroxiredoxin produces the protein MSNEHTLEETMPDFAKVGQPVPGFVMESFDPTEGGFCEVDLGALRKEGKWVVLFFYPADFTFVCPTELADLAARHEELKKLGAEVISVSTDTKFTHLAWKTDERMLADVKFKMASDPTGEVSRFFDVWDYDTGLALRGSFVINPEGMLVSSEVNYYNVGRNADELVRKMEANTYLKDHPAEACPARWTPGEKTLTPSEKMVGHVYEALND, from the coding sequence ATGAGCAATGAACATACTCTCGAAGAAACAATGCCAGATTTTGCCAAAGTCGGACAGCCTGTTCCTGGATTCGTCATGGAGTCCTTTGACCCCACTGAAGGTGGATTCTGCGAAGTGGACCTCGGCGCATTACGCAAGGAAGGCAAATGGGTCGTTCTCTTTTTCTACCCGGCTGACTTCACTTTTGTCTGCCCCACGGAACTGGCTGATCTGGCCGCCCGGCATGAAGAGCTGAAAAAGCTCGGCGCCGAAGTGATTTCCGTGTCCACAGACACCAAGTTCACCCACCTGGCCTGGAAGACCGACGAACGCATGCTGGCGGACGTAAAATTCAAGATGGCATCCGATCCGACTGGTGAAGTATCCCGCTTCTTTGATGTCTGGGATTACGATACCGGCCTGGCCCTGCGAGGATCCTTTGTCATCAACCCTGAAGGCATGTTGGTTTCCTCAGAAGTGAACTACTACAATGTCGGCCGCAATGCTGATGAACTGGTCCGCAAAATGGAAGCGAACACGTACCTCAAGGACCACCCCGCTGAAGCCTGCCCCGCCAGGTGGACGCCAGGCGAAAAAACACTGACCCCCAGCGAAAAGATGGTTGGGCACGTGTACGAAGCGCTCAACGACTAA
- a CDS encoding TIGR01777 family oxidoreductase has product MRAIIAGGTGFIGKSLVRELKAHDWEIVILSRRPKKVAEAFETGVIGMDWENGDWPDLIGRDTAIVNLAGANIAEGRWTRSRKQRILESRVSAGKRLVQAVKKNGSLPAAMIQASAVGYYGPCNSAPVNEYAPSGTGFLAEVTRQWEASTAELEAMGVRRCILRTGMVLGHGGALERLITPFRFYMGGPVGSGLQGVSWIHMADEVAAIRFLMENSSTNGPYNLTAPEAVNFRTFADTLGKVMNRPSSLPVPGFALRLLFGEMADEVLLAGQMAQPERLLKAGYRFQFPSLQAALRDVLA; this is encoded by the coding sequence TTGCGCGCAATAATCGCCGGAGGAACCGGCTTTATAGGTAAATCATTGGTGAGGGAATTGAAGGCCCACGATTGGGAAATCGTGATCCTTTCAAGGCGTCCGAAAAAGGTGGCTGAAGCCTTTGAGACCGGCGTTATAGGTATGGACTGGGAGAATGGTGACTGGCCGGACTTGATCGGACGGGACACTGCTATTGTCAATCTGGCCGGAGCAAATATTGCGGAAGGGCGTTGGACGCGGTCACGGAAACAGCGCATTCTTGAAAGTCGGGTCAGTGCCGGAAAGCGTCTGGTACAGGCAGTTAAAAAAAACGGTTCTCTGCCAGCGGCTATGATCCAGGCTTCTGCCGTGGGATACTATGGCCCCTGCAACAGTGCGCCGGTCAACGAGTATGCACCGTCAGGTACAGGGTTTTTGGCCGAAGTCACCCGTCAGTGGGAAGCGTCCACCGCCGAGTTGGAAGCCATGGGGGTGCGGCGATGTATTCTTCGCACCGGCATGGTCCTCGGTCATGGCGGGGCGCTTGAGCGGCTGATTACTCCATTTCGTTTCTACATGGGTGGCCCTGTAGGATCAGGATTACAGGGTGTTTCATGGATACATATGGCGGACGAAGTTGCAGCCATCCGGTTTCTCATGGAGAACTCTTCCACAAACGGGCCGTACAACCTGACCGCGCCAGAGGCGGTTAACTTCCGTACTTTTGCCGACACCCTCGGCAAAGTGATGAACCGGCCGTCTTCGCTTCCTGTCCCCGGGTTTGCCTTGCGTCTTCTGTTTGGAGAAATGGCGGACGAAGTGCTTTTGGCCGGACAAATGGCCCAGCCCGAGCGACTGCTCAAGGCGGGGTATCGTTTTCAATTTCCGTCGCTCCAGGCGGCGCTGAGAGATGTGCTTGCGTAA